One uncultured Alphaproteobacteria bacterium genomic region harbors:
- the lrp gene encoding DNA-binding transcriptional dual regulator, leucine-binding (Evidence 2a : Function of homologous gene experimentally demonstrated in an other organism; PubMedId : 10217490, 12054800, 1729203, 2040596, 2115869, 7022128, 7883720, 8212136; Product type r : regulator), with protein MSDSGIEGLDRLDCKLLRVLQADGRITTAELSERIGLSPTATADRIKRLTRDGFILGYRARLDPAKIGRGLLVFVEVLLDRTSPDVFDSFAAQVKRAGEVLECHLVAGGFDYLIKARVKDMTAYRAFLADVILPLPGVRETRTYAVMEEIKAVETLPI; from the coding sequence GTGTCCGACAGCGGAATCGAAGGATTGGATCGTCTCGACTGCAAGCTCCTTCGCGTGCTGCAGGCGGACGGCCGCATCACCACCGCCGAACTGTCCGAACGCATCGGCCTGTCGCCCACCGCCACCGCCGACCGGATCAAGCGCCTCACCCGCGACGGCTTCATTCTCGGCTACCGCGCCCGCCTCGATCCGGCGAAGATCGGCCGCGGCCTGCTGGTGTTCGTCGAGGTGCTGCTCGACCGCACCAGTCCCGACGTCTTCGACTCCTTCGCCGCCCAGGTGAAACGGGCGGGCGAAGTGCTGGAATGCCATCTCGTCGCCGGCGGATTCGATTACCTGATCAAGGCGCGCGTCAAGGACATGACCGCCTACCGCGCCTTCCTCGCCGACGTCATCCTCCCCCTGCCCGGGGTGCGGGAAACCCGCACCTATGCGGTGATGGAGGAGATCAAGGCGGTCGAAACCCTTCCCATATGA
- a CDS encoding conserved hypothetical protein (Evidence 4 : Homologs of previously reported genes of unknown function) — MKLPAQPFTVTDWDAVPVTEHQGETGVARWRTFEIGDVRIRRVDYSPGYLADHWCDRGHILFVLEGELETELRDGRRFTLKAGQSYEVSDFGDAAHRSATRTGAKLFIVD; from the coding sequence ATGAAACTCCCCGCGCAGCCTTTCACCGTCACCGACTGGGACGCCGTTCCGGTCACCGAACACCAGGGCGAGACCGGCGTCGCCCGGTGGCGCACGTTCGAGATCGGCGACGTGCGGATCCGCCGCGTCGACTATTCGCCCGGCTATCTCGCCGACCATTGGTGCGACCGGGGTCATATCCTGTTCGTGCTCGAAGGCGAGCTCGAAACCGAACTCCGCGACGGCCGCCGCTTCACCCTGAAGGCGGGGCAGAGCTACGAGGTGTCCGACTTCGGCGACGCCGCCCACCGCTCCGCCACCCGCACCGGCGCCAAGCTGTTCATCGTCGATTAG
- the yvaG gene encoding Uncharacterized oxidoreductase YvaG, with protein sequence MRIDLTGKTAVVSGSSAGIGFAIAKGLAWAGARVIVTGRDEDKLAAAVKAIDAPEREVDVEGFAVDLSSAAGCAALLREHPAADILVNNLGIFEQKNAFELDDDDWRRMFETNVMSGVRLSRGYLPRMIDSGWGRVLFLSSESARNVPPDMLHYGFSKAAVLAVSRGLAKRVAGNGVTVNALLPGPTLSEGVAEMLAGDAEDDGRSLEQAAEAFVRAERPTSLLRRATSPEEVANMAVYLCSQQASATTGAAVRVDGGVVDDII encoded by the coding sequence ATGCGCATCGACCTGACAGGCAAGACCGCGGTGGTGAGCGGCTCGTCCGCCGGTATCGGCTTCGCGATCGCCAAGGGACTGGCGTGGGCGGGCGCGCGGGTGATCGTCACCGGCCGCGACGAGGACAAGCTCGCCGCGGCGGTCAAGGCGATCGACGCACCGGAGCGCGAGGTCGACGTCGAGGGCTTCGCCGTCGACCTGTCGTCCGCCGCGGGCTGCGCGGCGCTGCTCCGGGAGCATCCGGCCGCCGACATTCTCGTCAACAATCTCGGGATCTTCGAACAGAAGAACGCGTTCGAGCTCGACGACGACGACTGGCGGCGGATGTTCGAGACCAACGTGATGTCCGGGGTGCGGCTCTCCCGGGGCTACCTGCCGCGGATGATCGATTCCGGATGGGGGCGGGTGCTGTTCCTGTCGTCCGAATCCGCCCGCAACGTTCCGCCCGACATGTTGCACTACGGTTTTTCGAAAGCGGCGGTGCTGGCGGTCTCGCGCGGCCTGGCGAAGCGGGTGGCGGGCAACGGCGTGACCGTCAACGCCCTGCTGCCGGGGCCGACGCTGTCCGAAGGGGTGGCGGAGATGCTCGCCGGGGATGCGGAGGACGACGGCAGGAGCCTCGAGCAGGCGGCCGAGGCGTTCGTCCGCGCCGAGCGGCCGACCTCGCTGCTGCGCCGCGCGACCTCGCCGGAGGAGGTGGCGAACATGGCGGTCTACCTGTGCTCGCAGCAGGCCTCGGCGACCACCGGGGCGGCGGTGCGCGTCGACGGCGGAGTGGTCGACGACATCATCTGA
- a CDS encoding exported hypothetical protein (Evidence 5 : No homology to any previously reported sequences), giving the protein MIKQILAAAALAGPMSGAALAQSSGGGGTDGGSSGAGVDSGAASGGGSTEREDDKRLKPQPPRP; this is encoded by the coding sequence ATGATCAAGCAGATCCTTGCCGCCGCCGCCCTCGCCGGACCGATGTCCGGCGCGGCGCTCGCCCAGAGCTCGGGCGGCGGCGGAACCGATGGCGGTTCCTCCGGAGCGGGCGTCGATTCCGGCGCCGCTTCGGGTGGCGGCTCCACCGAGCGCGAGGACGACAAGCGCCTGAAGCCGCAGCCGCCGAGACCGTAA
- a CDS encoding conserved hypothetical protein (Evidence 4 : Homologs of previously reported genes of unknown function), translating to MISTITDPAYRPSRRACDLGPAFYDVVEPARFPAHVLRYRNRAWARRVGLDGLSDDDWIAAMARFEPLPDNIPEALAFRYHGHQFRSYNDELGDGRGFLYAQLVDDRGRLLDLGTKGSGQTPYSRFGDGRLTLKGGVREVLATAMLEALGVDTSKSFSLIETGEALERNDEPSPTRSSVLVRLSHSHIRIGTFQRLRTLGEVDDLARLVDYVVETYYPELLPETGAARALGLFRAVRRRVARVGAQWMTAGFAHGVLNTDNINVTGESFDYGPWRFVPTLDPGFTAAYFDRTGLYAFGAQPEALAWNLGRFAECLLPFAPREELQAALDAFADDFGDAFQEEVLRRLGLAESDDAAARARLSEAWWRFLYESQVPFAQPWHDWFGGLASAARAARSPVAEVYEHATFAPVRDALAAFSAKDANALGHSYFSRATPCTMMIDGVERIWDGIAEHDDWSAFAAGLAAIEDMAEALGTGR from the coding sequence ATGATTTCGACCATCACCGATCCTGCATACCGGCCATCGCGCCGCGCCTGCGATCTCGGACCGGCGTTCTACGACGTCGTCGAACCCGCGCGCTTTCCCGCCCATGTGCTGCGCTACCGCAACCGGGCGTGGGCGCGGCGGGTCGGTCTCGACGGCCTGTCCGACGACGACTGGATCGCCGCGATGGCGCGCTTCGAACCGCTGCCCGACAACATCCCGGAGGCTCTGGCGTTCCGCTATCACGGCCACCAGTTCCGCAGCTATAACGACGAACTCGGCGACGGCCGCGGGTTTCTCTACGCGCAGCTGGTCGACGACCGCGGCCGCCTGCTCGATCTCGGCACCAAGGGCAGCGGGCAGACCCCGTACTCGCGCTTCGGCGACGGCCGTCTGACGCTGAAGGGCGGGGTTCGGGAGGTGCTGGCGACGGCGATGCTCGAAGCCCTCGGCGTCGACACCTCGAAGTCGTTCAGCCTGATCGAGACCGGCGAGGCGCTGGAGCGCAACGACGAGCCCTCGCCGACCCGGTCGTCGGTGCTGGTGCGGCTCAGCCACTCCCACATCCGCATCGGCACCTTCCAGCGCCTGCGCACCTTGGGCGAGGTGGACGATCTCGCCCGGCTGGTGGACTACGTGGTCGAGACCTATTACCCGGAGCTTCTGCCCGAGACCGGCGCGGCGCGCGCCCTCGGGCTGTTCCGCGCGGTGCGGCGCCGGGTCGCGCGGGTGGGGGCGCAGTGGATGACCGCGGGCTTCGCCCACGGCGTGCTCAACACCGACAACATCAACGTCACCGGCGAGAGCTTCGATTACGGGCCGTGGCGATTCGTGCCGACCCTCGACCCCGGCTTCACCGCCGCCTACTTCGACCGCACCGGCCTCTATGCCTTCGGCGCGCAGCCCGAGGCGCTCGCCTGGAATCTCGGACGCTTCGCCGAGTGCCTGCTGCCGTTCGCGCCGCGGGAGGAACTGCAGGCGGCGCTCGATGCCTTCGCCGACGATTTCGGCGACGCCTTCCAGGAAGAGGTGCTGCGCAGGCTCGGCCTCGCCGAGTCGGACGACGCCGCGGCGCGTGCCCGCCTGTCCGAGGCGTGGTGGCGTTTTCTCTACGAGTCGCAGGTGCCGTTCGCGCAACCCTGGCACGATTGGTTCGGCGGACTCGCGAGCGCCGCCCGCGCCGCGCGCAGTCCCGTCGCCGAGGTCTACGAACACGCGACCTTCGCTCCGGTACGCGACGCCTTGGCGGCGTTTTCCGCAAAAGATGCCAATGCTTTGGGACATTCCTACTTCTCTCGCGCGACGCCTTGTACGATGATGATCGACGGGGTGGAAAGGATCTGGGATGGGATCGCCGAACACGACGACTGGTCCGCGTTCGCGGCCGGTCTCGCGGCGATCGAGGACATGGCCGAGGCCTTGGGCACCGGCCGTTGA
- a CDS encoding exported hypothetical protein (Evidence 5 : No homology to any previously reported sequences): MIKQLLAVTAIVGMMAGTALAQSSSGSGSGNSGSSGSQNLNHNPPTAGGVAPSGTDQTPMYRDSQGKPCTAGSAGCSRVEGTMKKK; encoded by the coding sequence ATGATCAAGCAGCTTCTCGCCGTCACGGCGATCGTCGGCATGATGGCCGGTACGGCCCTCGCGCAGAGCAGCAGCGGCTCGGGGTCCGGCAACAGCGGCAGTTCCGGTTCGCAGAATCTGAATCACAATCCGCCGACCGCGGGCGGCGTGGCCCCCTCGGGCACCGACCAGACCCCGATGTATCGCGATTCCCAGGGCAAGCCCTGCACCGCGGGCAGCGCCGGGTGCAGCCGCGTCGAAGGCACGATGAAGAAGAAGTAA
- a CDS encoding Transcriptional regulator — protein MELRHLRYFLAVAEERNFTRAAEKLGISQPPLSQQIQALEAEIGVRLFHRVRQGVELTEAGEAFLAKTSLFPDQVEDAKRAAQRAARGEVGRLRISFTASAIFNLLVPRLIRGYRHRFPEIRLFLEEDATARQIDLLRKGEIDVAFLRPGPQAPEGLKLVRFEDEPMLLVVPSVHRLAGRAAASLDEVRDEPFVVLPRGAESCLYAEVTRCCLECGFLPKPTQEGPHMTSVIHLVAAGMGVSVVPQSVAAAVTIEGVAYVPISGAVPKAPMALASRRDNRLAAVRNFVVMAMKELRGAVPVPAF, from the coding sequence ATGGAACTCCGACATCTGCGCTATTTCCTGGCCGTCGCCGAGGAACGCAATTTCACCCGCGCCGCCGAGAAGCTCGGCATCAGTCAGCCGCCGCTGTCCCAGCAGATCCAGGCGCTCGAGGCTGAGATCGGGGTGCGGCTGTTCCACCGCGTGCGCCAGGGGGTGGAACTGACCGAGGCGGGCGAGGCGTTTCTCGCCAAGACCTCGCTGTTTCCCGATCAGGTCGAGGACGCCAAGCGCGCCGCCCAGCGTGCCGCGCGCGGCGAGGTCGGGCGGCTGCGCATCAGCTTCACCGCCTCGGCGATCTTCAATCTTCTGGTGCCGCGGTTGATCCGCGGCTATCGCCACCGCTTTCCCGAGATCCGGTTGTTTCTCGAAGAGGATGCTACGGCGCGGCAGATCGACTTGCTGCGGAAGGGCGAGATCGACGTGGCGTTCCTCCGCCCCGGGCCGCAGGCGCCCGAAGGGTTGAAGCTGGTGCGCTTCGAGGACGAGCCGATGCTGCTGGTGGTGCCATCGGTGCACCGGCTCGCCGGGCGCGCCGCGGCGTCGCTGGACGAGGTGCGCGACGAGCCGTTCGTGGTGTTGCCGCGCGGCGCGGAATCCTGTCTGTACGCCGAGGTGACGCGATGCTGCCTGGAGTGCGGCTTTCTGCCGAAGCCGACGCAGGAGGGGCCGCATATGACCTCGGTGATTCATCTGGTGGCGGCGGGCATGGGCGTCTCGGTGGTGCCGCAGTCGGTGGCGGCCGCGGTCACGATCGAGGGCGTCGCCTACGTCCCGATTTCCGGCGCCGTGCCGAAGGCGCCGATGGCGCTTGCCAGTCGCCGCGACAACCGCCTCGCGGCGGTGCGCAACTTCGTCGTGATGGCGATGAAGGAGCTGCGCGGCGCCGTGCCGGTTCCGGCGTTCTGA
- a CDS encoding Proline dehydrogenase family: MTATLALVPDPLLPPFRAPYAPDDADLVRALIAETGFAPEADARIDADASRLIAAIRAETGSLGVEEFLREFALSTREGLALMVLAEALLRVPDAATADKLIEDKLNEAQFENHERVSEAWLVSASAWAMGVTAKVLRPGDTPMGILGGTIRRLGRPTVRTAALQAMKVMGHQFVLGQTIAAAIERARAKAAKGYRHSYDMLGEGARTRPDAEAHYASYLAALTAIGKAAGAKGALPQRPGMSVKLSAIHPRYEATNAEAVLADLVPKMIELGRIAKDYDLNLTIDAEEADRLELSLDVFAASLADPSLKGWNGYGLAIQAYQKRARQVVDWVGAAAENLDRRLMVRLVKGAYWDSEIKRAQERGLADYPLFTRKAATDLSYLACARRLMALRPRIYPQFATHNALTVAFVRELGREGWSDPANPGYEFQKLHGMGDALYAPVVEADGIPCRIYAPAGHHRDLLAYLVRRLLENGANSSFVATVGDLDVPVETLLTRPAAGLGEGARARHGHLPLPRDLYGARRNSRGWELGCAEQRDALETAVAGHFADRPAAAPLIDGAAQPGAARPVVSPIDGRTVAGEVVEADAALAARAMLAAAAGFPAWEATPATTRAAALDRWGDALEAEAERLIALLAVESGKTRGDAIAEVREAIDFCRYYATEARRQFAEPKRLPGPTGEDNRLAHRGRGVFVCISPWNFPLAIFTGQVAAALAAGNAVVAKPAGATPLVACEAVRLAHAAGVAKSALQFVPGPVGAALAADAAVAGVAFTGSTETAWGINRALAAKTGPIVPLIAETGGLNAMIVDATALPEQVADDVVASAFRSAGQRCSALRLLFVQEDVAEGMIAMIAGAAKELKVGDPRDLASDVGPVIDAAARDAIRAHVDAMRAQGKVIFEGETPAEGSWIAPTIVRLDDPGELTREIFGPVLHVVTWKAKDLDKVLAAVAATGYGLTLGVHSRIEATVRRVVERLRVGNVYVNRNIIGAVVGVQPFGGSGLSGTGPKAGGPGYLARFAVEQTVSINTAAAGGNASLIAMGED; the protein is encoded by the coding sequence ATGACCGCAACCCTCGCCCTCGTTCCCGATCCGCTCCTGCCGCCGTTCCGCGCCCCCTACGCGCCCGACGACGCCGACCTCGTGCGCGCCCTGATCGCCGAGACCGGCTTCGCGCCCGAGGCCGACGCCCGCATCGACGCCGACGCTTCCCGCCTGATCGCCGCGATCCGCGCCGAGACCGGCAGCCTCGGGGTGGAGGAATTCCTGCGCGAGTTCGCGCTCTCCACCCGCGAAGGCCTGGCGCTGATGGTGCTGGCGGAGGCGCTGCTCCGGGTGCCCGACGCCGCCACCGCCGACAAACTGATCGAGGACAAGCTCAACGAGGCGCAGTTCGAGAACCACGAGCGGGTCTCCGAGGCATGGCTGGTTTCCGCCTCGGCGTGGGCGATGGGGGTGACGGCCAAGGTGCTGCGCCCCGGCGACACGCCGATGGGCATCCTCGGCGGGACGATCCGCCGCCTCGGCCGCCCGACGGTGCGGACCGCCGCGCTCCAGGCGATGAAGGTGATGGGGCACCAGTTCGTCCTCGGCCAGACCATCGCGGCGGCGATCGAGCGCGCCAGGGCGAAGGCGGCGAAGGGCTACCGCCACTCCTACGACATGCTGGGCGAAGGCGCGCGCACCCGCCCCGACGCCGAGGCGCATTACGCCTCCTACCTGGCGGCCCTCACCGCGATCGGCAAGGCGGCGGGCGCCAAGGGCGCGCTGCCGCAGCGGCCCGGCATGTCGGTGAAGCTCTCGGCGATCCACCCGCGTTACGAGGCCACCAACGCCGAGGCGGTGCTCGCCGATCTGGTGCCGAAGATGATCGAGCTCGGCCGCATCGCCAAGGATTACGACCTCAACCTCACCATCGACGCCGAGGAGGCGGACCGCCTCGAACTGTCGCTCGACGTCTTCGCCGCCTCGCTCGCCGATCCGTCGCTGAAAGGATGGAACGGCTACGGCCTCGCGATTCAGGCGTATCAGAAGCGCGCGCGGCAAGTGGTGGACTGGGTCGGCGCGGCGGCGGAAAACCTCGACCGCCGCCTGATGGTGCGGCTGGTCAAGGGTGCGTACTGGGACAGCGAGATCAAACGCGCGCAGGAACGCGGTCTCGCCGATTATCCGCTGTTCACGCGCAAGGCGGCCACCGATCTCTCCTACCTCGCCTGCGCCCGCCGCCTGATGGCGCTGCGGCCGCGCATCTATCCGCAATTCGCCACCCACAACGCGCTGACCGTGGCGTTCGTGCGCGAACTCGGCCGCGAGGGCTGGTCGGACCCCGCCAACCCCGGCTACGAATTCCAGAAGCTGCACGGCATGGGCGACGCCCTCTACGCGCCGGTGGTCGAGGCGGACGGCATTCCCTGCCGCATCTACGCGCCCGCCGGGCACCACCGCGACCTGCTCGCCTACCTCGTCCGGCGGCTGCTGGAGAACGGCGCCAATTCGTCGTTCGTCGCCACGGTGGGCGATCTCGACGTGCCGGTGGAAACCCTGCTGACGCGCCCGGCGGCGGGCCTCGGCGAAGGCGCGCGCGCGCGCCACGGCCATCTGCCGCTGCCGCGCGACCTCTATGGCGCGCGCCGCAACTCCCGCGGCTGGGAGCTCGGCTGCGCCGAGCAGCGCGACGCGCTCGAAACCGCGGTGGCCGGGCACTTCGCCGACCGTCCCGCGGCCGCGCCGCTGATCGACGGCGCGGCGCAGCCGGGAGCGGCGCGGCCGGTGGTCTCGCCGATCGACGGACGCACCGTCGCGGGCGAGGTGGTGGAGGCGGATGCCGCCCTCGCCGCCCGGGCGATGCTCGCCGCCGCCGCCGGATTCCCGGCGTGGGAGGCGACCCCGGCGACGACGCGCGCCGCCGCCCTCGACCGCTGGGGCGACGCGCTCGAGGCGGAGGCGGAGCGCCTGATCGCGCTGCTCGCGGTGGAATCCGGCAAGACCCGCGGCGACGCCATCGCCGAGGTGCGCGAGGCGATCGACTTCTGCCGCTACTACGCGACCGAAGCGCGCCGCCAGTTCGCCGAGCCGAAGCGCCTGCCCGGACCGACCGGCGAGGACAACCGCCTCGCCCACCGCGGCCGCGGCGTGTTCGTCTGCATCTCGCCGTGGAATTTCCCGCTCGCGATCTTCACCGGACAGGTGGCGGCGGCGCTGGCGGCGGGCAACGCGGTGGTCGCCAAACCCGCCGGCGCCACGCCGCTGGTGGCGTGCGAGGCGGTGCGTCTCGCCCACGCCGCCGGAGTGGCGAAGTCGGCGCTGCAGTTCGTGCCGGGACCGGTCGGCGCAGCGCTGGCGGCGGATGCCGCGGTCGCGGGCGTCGCCTTCACCGGCTCCACCGAAACCGCGTGGGGGATCAACCGCGCGCTCGCCGCCAAGACCGGCCCGATCGTGCCGCTGATCGCCGAGACCGGCGGCCTCAACGCGATGATCGTCGACGCCACCGCGCTGCCCGAACAGGTCGCCGACGACGTCGTCGCCTCGGCGTTCCGCAGCGCCGGACAGCGCTGCTCGGCGCTGCGCCTGCTGTTCGTGCAGGAAGACGTGGCCGAGGGCATGATCGCGATGATCGCGGGTGCGGCGAAGGAGCTGAAGGTGGGCGACCCGCGCGATCTGGCGAGCGACGTCGGCCCGGTGATCGACGCCGCCGCGCGCGACGCGATCCGCGCCCATGTCGACGCGATGCGGGCGCAGGGCAAAGTGATCTTCGAGGGCGAAACCCCGGCGGAGGGGAGCTGGATCGCGCCGACGATCGTCCGCCTCGACGACCCGGGCGAACTCACCCGCGAGATCTTCGGGCCGGTGCTGCACGTCGTCACCTGGAAGGCGAAGGACCTCGACAAGGTGCTGGCGGCGGTGGCCGCCACCGGCTACGGCCTCACCCTCGGCGTTCATTCGCGGATCGAGGCGACGGTGCGCCGGGTCGTCGAACGGCTGCGGGTGGGGAACGTCTACGTCAACCGCAACATCATCGGCGCGGTGGTGGGCGTGCAGCCGTTCGGCGGATCCGGGCTTTCGGGCACCGGCCCGAAGGCGGGCGGCCCCGGCTACCTCGCGCGGTTCGCGGTGGAGCAGACCGTGTCGATCAACACCGCGGCGGCGGGCGGCAACGCCTCGCTGATCGCGATGGGCGAGGACTGA
- a CDS encoding exported hypothetical protein (Evidence 5 : No homology to any previously reported sequences), with amino-acid sequence MTMMKQLLTATALVASVSTVALAQDINRPGTTGNIDNSPAATSQQMNRDSKDMNRNTTAANRDASTATMNAGDTQYGVTVFSKDRPTTPMTTQNGYVTGTQGQVLVSNLIGEEVYNGTGDNAQKVGDVNDVLLSSDGKAQAVVIGVGGFLGIGEKDVAVQFDRVSWGVDGDNDKRLMIQASKADLNSAPSFKR; translated from the coding sequence ATGACGATGATGAAACAGCTTCTGACCGCGACCGCGCTGGTCGCCTCGGTTTCGACCGTGGCGCTGGCTCAGGACATCAACCGCCCGGGCACCACCGGCAACATCGACAACAGCCCGGCGGCGACGTCGCAGCAGATGAACCGCGACTCAAAGGACATGAACCGCAACACCACGGCGGCCAATCGCGACGCCAGCACCGCGACGATGAACGCGGGCGACACCCAGTACGGCGTCACGGTGTTCTCGAAGGATCGCCCCACCACGCCGATGACCACGCAGAACGGCTACGTCACCGGCACCCAGGGGCAGGTTCTCGTGTCCAACCTGATCGGCGAGGAAGTCTATAACGGCACCGGCGACAACGCCCAGAAGGTGGGCGACGTCAACGACGTGCTGCTGTCCTCCGACGGTAAGGCGCAGGCCGTGGTGATCGGCGTCGGCGGCTTCCTCGGCATCGGCGAGAAGGACGTCGCCGTCCAGTTCGACCGGGTGAGCTGGGGCGTCGACGGCGACAACGACAAGCGCCTGATGATCCAGGCCTCCAAGGCCGATCTCAATTCCGCGCCGAGCTTCAAGCGCTGA
- a CDS encoding hypothetical protein (Evidence 5 : No homology to any previously reported sequences) — translation MTAVAIPLPIPLPDPRPHAAAAGSRLRTAALTALAAWVDVPRTLPPPHDPVEAEPESYLVSATRRRAGSTFD, via the coding sequence ATGACCGCCGTTGCCATTCCGCTCCCGATTCCGCTCCCGGATCCGCGCCCGCACGCCGCCGCCGCGGGTTCGCGCCTGCGCACCGCCGCATTGACCGCCCTCGCCGCATGGGTGGATGTGCCCCGCACCCTGCCGCCGCCGCACGACCCGGTGGAGGCGGAACCCGAGAGCTATCTCGTCTCGGCCACCCGCCGCCGCGCCGGATCGACCTTCGATTGA
- the ynfM gene encoding putative transporter; MFS type (Evidence 3 : Function proposed based on presence of conserved amino acid motif, structural feature or limited homology; Product type pt : putative transporter), with amino-acid sequence MVHVTSADSALASAPADDLPASRPPAPPPESSADGPEPQWTRRGSGAYWRITVGLFLVGYATFSLIYCVQPLLPILAEAFGVSPAQSSLSLSVTTACLAVSILCFGALSENLGRKWLMFASMGTASVLTAVSAFLPDWTLLLITRAAIGVALGGVPAVAMAYLAEEIEPKGLGLAMGVYISGNAFGGMAGRVITGYVAEHFSWPTAVAFIGATGIVSVLCFALLLPESRNFARKRRFSLADHLGKWKRHLANPRLAALFAVGFLTMGAFVTVYNYVGFRLLAAPFSLSHGEIALIFTCYMFGIVSSSAAGWLSDRVGRGPVLTGGMVVALAGLALTLTASLTAIVAGIATLTVGFFAAHSTASSWIGQTAQGAKGHASSLYLLAYYVGSSVLGSTGGWMWSTGGWPRVAALCGAAWALTAVLAVGLQVSARRIR; translated from the coding sequence ATGGTTCACGTGACCTCAGCCGACTCCGCCCTCGCCAGCGCCCCCGCCGACGACCTGCCCGCCTCACGACCGCCCGCCCCGCCGCCGGAGTCCTCCGCAGACGGGCCGGAGCCGCAGTGGACGCGGCGCGGCAGCGGCGCCTACTGGCGCATCACCGTCGGACTGTTCCTGGTCGGCTACGCCACCTTCTCGCTGATCTACTGCGTGCAGCCGCTGCTGCCGATCCTCGCCGAAGCGTTCGGCGTCTCCCCGGCGCAAAGCTCGCTCAGCCTCTCGGTCACCACCGCCTGCCTCGCGGTGTCGATCCTCTGCTTCGGCGCGCTGTCGGAGAACCTCGGGCGCAAGTGGCTGATGTTCGCCTCGATGGGCACCGCATCGGTGCTCACCGCGGTTTCCGCGTTCCTCCCCGACTGGACCCTGCTGCTGATCACCCGCGCCGCGATCGGCGTCGCCCTCGGGGGCGTCCCCGCGGTGGCGATGGCCTACCTCGCCGAGGAGATCGAACCCAAGGGGCTCGGCCTCGCGATGGGCGTCTACATCTCCGGCAACGCCTTCGGCGGCATGGCGGGCCGGGTGATCACCGGCTACGTCGCCGAACATTTCTCCTGGCCGACGGCGGTCGCCTTCATCGGCGCGACCGGCATCGTCTCGGTGCTGTGCTTCGCGCTGCTGCTGCCGGAGTCGCGCAACTTCGCCCGCAAGCGCCGCTTCAGCCTCGCCGACCACCTCGGCAAGTGGAAGCGCCACCTCGCCAACCCGCGCCTCGCGGCGCTGTTCGCGGTCGGTTTCCTCACCATGGGCGCGTTCGTCACCGTCTACAACTACGTCGGCTTCCGCCTTCTGGCGGCGCCGTTCTCGCTCTCCCACGGCGAGATCGCGCTGATCTTCACCTGCTACATGTTCGGCATCGTCTCCTCGTCGGCGGCGGGCTGGCTGTCGGATCGCGTCGGGCGCGGCCCGGTGCTCACCGGCGGCATGGTGGTGGCGCTCGCCGGGCTGGCGCTCACCCTCACCGCGTCGCTGACGGCGATCGTCGCCGGCATCGCCACCCTCACCGTCGGCTTCTTCGCCGCCCACTCCACCGCGTCGAGCTGGATCGGCCAGACCGCGCAGGGGGCGAAGGGGCACGCCTCGTCGCTCTACCTCCTCGCCTACTACGTCGGGTCGAGCGTCCTCGGCTCCACCGGCGGCTGGATGTGGAGCACCGGCGGCTGGCCCCGCGTCGCCGCGCTGTGCGGCGCCGCCTGGGCGCTCACCGCGGTGCTGGCGGTCGGGCTTCAGGTCTCGGCGCGGCGGATCAGATGA